The following are encoded together in the Montipora capricornis isolate CH-2021 chromosome 5, ASM3666992v2, whole genome shotgun sequence genome:
- the LOC138049963 gene encoding uncharacterized protein isoform X2, which translates to MEISEIWTSLSAAEGNSVQCDDDHAGEEPERELVVMGNQMLSVANNLMETQQPLPQVNDSNQLEDIQLIARARAVGIQYEFAHAGVQESDDDRRKRKRRNQRRVSDGERRLCAAIGDLPPPPLAGSSQLEDEAYCAIRAFEVDQMTYRFSYCDVCKERRLEGKGTGNMCTRCRRDKKVPRVWSGENNMDPLPLPAELSGMSDAEQMLIARLAPTVHVHMLRHGGIASKGHCIAFPQAVQEPATILPRLPAEVDIIRVRRQGKDDTHKDFRVRRHRVEEALRWLKDNNPAYSDIVIDSARIRNLPEDGELPNLRTVEFSETEHVDDQGPAPQQLVAGETDGNDDSTVSGVILAEPGVNVQAEVEAALNRVVSEPREVETDQAQQGAERPVIPWPTTDTTPASEFTTPYFFTMVFPCLFPYGKGDYHINRPISCPALHEWAEHLLWYQDGRFARHKVWKFIVHNMILRKRALEQSRYFVDQQLGDPHITVADLQERLARGDTSFTNKLLYFGANLRGTAQYWHQRRRELRAFVEFMVNEKHGLPSFFMTGSCAEFYFPPLKRLLEEYILQSTGEEVNLAENSNARFKAIQENTHVVVSYFDLRTQSYHEKVLKAVFGVSDYWYRYEFAKSRGQIHWHQLSWREDRQPHQLLHEAREDGCDENEYAARLSHWAEENFAMTALHPAGSDREGQSRKDLWPPPEGSADPILGDRDPLVKMLMEIAATQDGMLEDHLLLVNRVALHSCSDYCLRTPRHPEPGLQPKERVCRMEFGSEFRPGKKLQSGPEIVKDHNGAPRLEMPRDHPRLVQHSRYQLQSWRANGDVSLILSNSPPENPSTDDMIAIIDYVCGYACKDSEPTGATADLFKDMVNAVDTHDADEVSGKSMCAKMLMKTVGRRDISGPEASFELSGKALWRCSRSFTYLSMSGSRRLERDGETATCSTPLDKYLARPRQEQCSWYHFASKNGKVPVVSGGATHATWPLNEDYCRTMLLLHWPNWFDIQEVKGDAESWIDRFTDFICTAECPTFVKAQVSKARRYAEHPQEPVFEEDEDEDAAAVAEEQPDWVDVYAGENQIFEGVERDLDYDDGGEEYDWSSTCIMVPEGEDPKMWLQERIKEDEEQEMETEDLELPQVSLSSLNENQRAIVSLVLHTLYNFVENQEHYHPLRLVVSGTAGTGKSYVIRCLQRLVRQVFGSNGAIQVITPTGNAAYLVQGSTAHSFLGIPTGARSCNELTVPSGPVLEKIQNKCENLKVLVGDERSMFGRTTMGWMEQHTRYAINRGANADELWGGIPVAVFMGDDVQLPPVCDTAVYIQDCRSAPSNHGRLVWTTFDSAVELTQIVRQTESEQQLRDVLMSLRTYSTTPQQIHWLQKFQWHNLRLTHGPELLGRMDEQGLFVFPTHRLEWEHNKVKLL; encoded by the coding sequence GAGAAGAGCCTGAAAGAGAGCTTGTTGTAATGGGAAATCAAATGCTCTCAGTGGCAAACAACTTGATGGAGACACAGCAACCTCTCCCACAAGTTAATGACAGCAACCAATTGGAAGATATACAGCTTATTGCAAGGGCAAGAGCAGTTGGTATACAGTATGAGTTTGCACATGCTGGTGTACAAGAAAGTGATGATgacagaagaaaaagaaagcggcGAAATCAAAGGAGAGTATCAGATGGAGAGAGAAGGTTGTGTGCAGCCATTGGTGATCTACCACCACCTCCACTTGCAGGATCAAGTCAGCTCGAGGATGAAGCATACTGTGCTATACGTGCGTTTGAGGTCGACCAGATGACATACAGGTTTAGTTATTGTGACGTTTGCAAGGAACGGCGCTTAGAGGGCAAAGGTACAGGAAACATGTGCACTCGTTGCAGAAGAGATAAGAAGGTACCAAGAGTTTGGTCTGGTGAAAACAATATGGACCCATTGCCTCTTCCTGCGGAGTTGTCTGGAATGTCAGATGCCGAGCAGATGCTGATAGCGAGGCTAGCACCTACTGTGCATGTACATATGTTGAGGCATGGAGGTATTGCTTCAAAGGGACATTGCATTGCATTCCCTCAGGCTGTGCAAGAGCCAGCAACTATTCTCCCACGCCTACCAGCTGAGGTGGATATCATACGTGTGAGAAGACAAGGAAAAGATGATACGCATAAGGACTTCAGGGTTAGAAGACATCGAGTTGAAGAAGCTCTTCGCTGGTTGAAAGACAACAATCCTGCCTATAGTGATATTGTCATTGACAGTGCCCGCATACGGAATTTACCGGAAGATGGTGAGTTGCCAAATCTGAGAACGGTTGAGTTTTCGGAAACAGAACACGTGGATGACCAAGGCCCAGCTCCACAGCAATTAGTTGCTGGTGAAACAGATGGCAACGATGACTCAACAGTGTCTGGAGTGATTCTTGCTGAGCCAGGGGTGAATGTGCAAGCTGAAGTAGAAGCAGCCTTAAATCGGGTTGTGTCTGAACCGAGGGAAGTTGAGACAGACCAAGCACAACAAGGAGCGGAACGACCAGTGATCCCATGGCCCACCACTGACACAACTCCAGCATCTGAGTTCACCACCCCCTATTTTTTCACAATGGTGTTTCCTTGCTTGTTTCCCTATGGAAAGGGTGATTACCACATCAACCGTCCAATTTCATGTCCTGCACTCCATGAGTGGGCAGAGCACTTGCTGTGGTACCAGGATGGTAGATTTGCTCGGCATAAAGTGTGGAAGTTTATTGTTCACAACATGATCTTGAGAAAGCGTGCCCTGGAGCAGAGCCGGTACTTTGTTGATCAGCAACTAGGTGACCCACACATAACTGTAGCAGACCTACAAGAGCGACTAGCAAGGGGTGATACTTCATTCACAAACAAGCTTTTGTATTTCGGTGCAAACTTGCGTGGCACAGCTCAGTACTGGCATCAAAGGCGCAGAGAGCTTCGTGCCTTTGTTGAGTTCATGGTCAATGAAAAGCATGGATTGCCTTCCTTTTTTATGACTGGAAGCTGTGCGGAGTTTTATTTTCCTCCACTGAAAAGGCTATTGGAAGAGTACATTTTACAGAGCACGGGGGAAGAAGTTAACCTTGCTGAAAATAGCAATGCCAGGTTCAAAGCTATTCAAGAGAACACCCATGTAGTGGTGAGCTACTTTGACCTACGCACCCAGTCATACCATGAAAAGGTACTGAAGGCAGTGTTTGGCGTCTCTGATTATTGGTATCGCTATGAATTTGCTAAGTCCCGGGGTCAAATTCATTGGCATCAACTCAGCTGGAGAGAGGACAGACAGCCACACCAGCTGTTGCACGAAGCTCGTGAGGATGGATGTGATGAGAATGAGTATGCAGCTAGACTTAGCCATTGGGCAGAGGAAAACTTTGCAATGACAGCATTACACCCAGCTGGCAGTGACAGAGAAGGACAATCAAGAAAAGACCTCTGGCCACCACCTGAGGGTTCGGCTGACCCGATATTAGGTGATAGGGATCCCCTGGTGAAGATGCTCATGGAAATAGCTGCAACACAAGATGGAATGCTGGAAGATCATTTGCTCTTAGTCAACCGAGTTGCTCTGCACAGTTGTTCTGATTATTGCTTGAGGACTCCTCGTCACCCTGAGCCAGGATTGCAACCAAAGGAACGAGTATGTCGTATGGAATTTGGAAGCGAGTTTCGACCAGGGAAGAAACTGCAGAGTGGCCCAGAAATTGTGAAAGATCATAACGGAGCTCCTCGCCTTGAGATGCCACGTGACCATCCACGTCTGGTTCAGCATTCTCGCTACCAATTACAGTCTTGGAGAGCAAATGGCGATGTAAGCTTGATTCTTTCAAATTCACCCCCTGAGAATCCCAGCACTGATGACATGATAGCCATAATTGATTATGTGTGTGGCTATGCTTGTAAGGATAGTGAACCTACTGGTGCAACTGCTGATCTCTTTAAGGACATGGTAAATGCTGTTGACACACACGATGCAGACGAAGTGTCCGGGAAGTCAATGTGCGCTAAAATGCTGATGAAGACTGTGGGTAGACGAGATATCAGCGGACCTGAGGCCTCATTTGAGTTGAGTGGAAAAGCACTTTGGAGATGTAGCCGTTCATTCACATACTTGTCAATGTCAGGGTCAAGACGACTTGAACGGGATGGTGAGACTGCAACTTGCAGCACCCCTTTGGATAAATACCTTGCACGACCACGGCAAGAGCAGTGCTCGTGGTATCATTTTGCTTCCAAAAATGGTAAGGTTCCTGTTGTAAGTGGTGGTGCTACCCATGCAACCTGGCCATTGAATGAAGACTACTGTAGAACAATGCTTCTGTTGCACTGGCCAAACTGGTTTGACATCCAAGAAGTAAAAGGAGATGCTGAATCATGGATTGATCGCTTTACAGATTTTATCTGTACAGCTGAGTGCCCAACATTCGTTAAGGCACAGGTTTCTAAGGCACGGCGTTATGCAGAACATCCACAAGAACCAGTGTTTGAAGAGGACGAGGACGAAGATGCTGCTGCAGTAGCAGAAGAACAGCCAGATTGGGTGGATGTATATGCTGGGGAAAATCAGATATTTGAGGGTGTGGAGAGGGATTTGGATTATGATGATGGTGGAGAGGAGTATGACTGGAGTAGTACTTGCATTATGGTTCCTGAGGGTGAAGACCCCAAGATGTGGCTTCAAGAAaggataaaagaagatgaagaacaGGAAATGGAAACTGAAGACCTTGAATTGCCACAGGTGTCTCTGTCATCCCTAAATGAGAATCAGAGAGCCATAGTTAGTCTGGTGTTGCACACCCTCTACAACTTTGTTGAAAACCAAGAACATTACCATcctttgcgacttgttgtctcCGGAACTGCTGGAACCGGAAAGTCATATGTAATCAGGTGTCTGCAGAGGTTGGTGCGGCAAGTGTTTGGGTCCAATGGTGCAATACAGGTGATCACTCCAACGGGGAATGCTGCCTATCTCGTTCAAGGCAGTACAGCTCACAGCTTTTTAGGAATCCCAACAGGGGCAAGGTCTTGCAACGAGTTGACAGTGCCTTCTGGACCTGTGCTTGAAAAAATTCAGAATAAGTGTGAAAATCTGAAAGTTCTGGTTGGAGATGAGCGATCAATGTTTGGCCGCACAACCATGGGCTGGATGGAACAGCATACACGTTATGCAATTAACAGAGGAGCCAATGCAGATGAGTTGTGGGGAGGTATTCCTGTAGCGGTGTTCATGGGAGATGATGTTCAACTGCCTCCTGTGTGTGACACCGCTGTGTATATTCAAGATTGTCGCAGTGCACCATCTAATCATGGTCGTTTAGTATGGACAACTTTTGATAGTGCTGTGGAGCTTACTCAGATTGTAAGACAAACTGAATCTGAACAACAGCTCAGAGATGTGTTGATGTCATTGAGAACTTACAGTACGACACCCCAGCAAATTCATTGGCTACAGAAATTTCAATGGCACAATCTCCGATTAACCCATGGTCCAGAACTCCTAGGAAGGATGGATGAACAAGGCTTGTTTGTGTTTCCAACCCATCGTCTGGAATGGGAGCACAACAAAGTTAAGTTACTTTAG
- the LOC138049964 gene encoding ATP-dependent DNA helicase PIF1-like, which yields MLVTNLKAAWGLYNGAVGTVVDIVYADGNRPTDDPPPLPDVVYVRFPGYKGPPYINEDSTVVPIVPVSRCTDCSCRCKRLQVPLRLAWGTTIHKCQGMTVGNGEAFRYVVIHPGKHDFEAKNPGALFVALSRAKSAGGEGRDPDFAFHEDVLLNDDRFKPVNTPTTRARAVEMERLHVLASQCRQREPLAPAYREETFLRMVEWAESQGHH from the coding sequence ATGCTCGTTACAAACTTAAAGGCTGCATGGGGGTTGTACAATGGAGCAGTGGGAACAGTAGTGGACATTGTCTACGCAGATGGTAACAGACCAACAGACGATCCCCCGCCATTACCTGATGTTGTGTATGTGCGTTTTCCAGGATATAAGGGTCCACCTTATATCAATGAAGATTCTACAGTGGTGCCAATTGTGCCCGTCAGTCGGTGCACTGACTGCTCATGTCGATGCAAGCGCCTTCAAGTTCCATTGAGATTGGCATGGGGAACAACAATCCACAAGTGCCAAGGGATGACTGTAGGTAATGGGGAAGCATTCAGATATGTTGTGATTCATCCTGGAAAGCACGATTTTGAAGCTAAGAATCCTGGAGCTTTATTTGTGGCATTGTCACGAGCAAAATCAGCGGGTGGAGAAGGCAGAGATCCTGATTTTGCATTTCATGAAGATGTACTGCTAAATGATGACAGATTCAAGCCTGTCAACACTCCAACCACCCGGGCAAGAGCAGTGGAGATGGAAAGGCTGCATGTATTAGCAAGTCAGTGTCGTCAGAGGGAACCTTTAGCACCAGCATATAGGGAGGAAACTTTTCTCAGAATGGTTGAGTGGGCTGAGTCGCAAGGTCATCATTAA
- the LOC138048519 gene encoding uncharacterized protein produces the protein MTVSVQCFQNITEIICPERFSSLSKLVRVTALELKFIQRLNRKIKTTDISMEDQNIATNIWYKDVQAKLEEKEKSSSTWDQLGVFKDANGLLRCKGRIQNSSLPYSTKHPILLSRKQNFTKLVIMQSHENVNHNGVGETLTEIRSQFWIIKGIKAVKDVVSKCIHLSSRTFKF, from the coding sequence ATGACAGTATCCGTGCAGTGCTTTCAGAACATTACAGAAATCATCTGTCCAGAGAGATTTAGTAGTCTCAGTAAACTTGTCAGAGTAACCGCTCTtgagctgaaattcatccagagGCTCAACAGGAAGATAAAAACAACTGACATCAGTATGGAGGATCAGAATATTGCTACGAATATCTGGTACAAAGACGTTCAAgccaaacttgaagaaaaggagaaatcaAGTTCGACTTGGGACCAGTTAGGAGTCTTTAAGGATGCCAATGGACTTCTGCGATGCAAGGGAAGAATTCAGAACTCTTCACTTCCGTACTCAACAAAACATCCCATTCTGTTATCTAGAAAGCAGAATTTCACTAAGCTTGTGATCATGCAGTCCCACGAAAACGTGAATCACAATGGAGTTGGAGAAACTCTTACTGAAATCCGATCACAATTCTGGATAATCAAAGGAATAAAAGCTGTTAAGGATGTAGTTTCCAAGTGTATTCATCTCAGCTCTCGAACATTCAAATTCTAG